One part of the Xanthocytophaga agilis genome encodes these proteins:
- a CDS encoding transposase: MGGGQASSEKNIDSHFIIEQLDQFSFTLAKETFLVLDNARIHSCRLVKQQMKVWQSRGLFIFFLPPYCPQLNLAETVWRKLKTHWIRPDDYRQKDSLFYAVNRSMTKIGKELTIQFSPFNIN; encoded by the coding sequence ATGGGAGGAGGTCAGGCTAGTAGTGAAAAAAACATAGATAGCCACTTTATTATTGAGCAACTCGATCAATTTTCATTCACATTAGCCAAAGAGACCTTTCTGGTTTTAGATAATGCCCGTATTCATAGTTGTCGGTTAGTCAAACAACAAATGAAGGTGTGGCAAAGCAGAGGTTTATTTATTTTCTTTTTACCTCCGTATTGCCCTCAGTTAAATCTGGCGGAAACCGTGTGGAGAAAACTGAAAACCCACTGGATAAGGCCAGATGATTATCGACAGAAAGACTCACTTTTTTATGCAGTGAATCGATCTATGACCAAAATTGGTAAGGAGCTTACAATACAGTTTTCTCCTTTTAATATAAACTAA
- a CDS encoding iron-containing redox enzyme family protein: MIDYSYRTKFEKHVVKLLDLYDLFPFHKHPLWSAIINKQLTKEQVVKAEAQHYLRTKAGQVLRHDAMVQSASVSEVIWKAIIETYFEECTDNDGTPNHLEYIKRLIIEGGMSEREIENLRNTPGNIAAIALYKIIGERGPGCHVVGAGMVEYFYAQLSPHIFRSYVDNYGFTPYAVETYEIHGVMDQTHAERALTAIDEAVNLHGWEEVEDSVRDAFVATSLHYDGMLQAALGENNYWNGK; this comes from the coding sequence ATGATTGATTACTCATATAGAACAAAGTTTGAGAAACATGTAGTTAAACTGCTTGATTTATATGATTTGTTTCCATTTCATAAGCATCCTCTTTGGAGTGCCATCATAAATAAACAACTAACTAAAGAGCAGGTAGTTAAAGCTGAAGCTCAACATTATTTGCGTACTAAGGCTGGACAAGTTTTACGACATGACGCAATGGTTCAGAGCGCATCTGTAAGTGAAGTGATTTGGAAAGCTATAATCGAAACATATTTTGAAGAATGTACAGATAATGATGGTACACCTAATCATTTAGAGTATATTAAGAGATTAATTATTGAAGGAGGAATGAGTGAGAGAGAGATTGAGAATCTAAGAAATACTCCAGGCAATATTGCTGCAATAGCTTTATATAAGATTATTGGAGAGCGAGGACCAGGTTGTCATGTTGTTGGTGCAGGAATGGTTGAATATTTCTATGCTCAGCTATCTCCTCACATATTCCGCTCATATGTTGACAATTACGGTTTTACTCCATATGCAGTAGAAACTTATGAAATACATGGAGTAATGGATCAAACACATGCAGAAAGGGCTTTAACAGCGATTGATGAGGCAGTAAATTTACATGGTTGGGAGGAAGTAGAGGACAGTGTTAGAGATGCATTCGTTGCAACTAGTCTTCACTATGACGGTATGTTACAGGCAGCATTAGGTGAAAATAATTATTGGAATGGTAAATAA
- a CDS encoding XRE family transcriptional regulator produces the protein MLNLIQQLRSLENNLELLEKKTGISRERLNSITEGQAEPSMTEVRALSKVLKLSIDFLLGENEEFSEIKVLFRSSTPKEDTFKIDRISHIIGNIVALIGNNKSISPLFTSISSFDSNKAINAVALAYKFRELFFKNDVISPLISLPRILVEELQCVLSVSDLGKDTDGASAVIDSIPFIFVSPRFEGRMLYTIAHELGHILAHLSENQNFGAIDKEITYLKNNRVHEESFANIFAGSLLLPQRGVGETLKYIRAQNRSQGPIGDIEIIYLSRVYGVSFEVAAKRCEELELLPEGGAISLYEYLKKVHGGPEQRAKQLSLPERAKIDFPNIPAYIVHAALDKINQGELSLGKASEILRMPITKIVNLNASNN, from the coding sequence ATGCTTAATTTGATTCAACAACTCAGAAGCTTAGAGAATAATTTGGAGCTATTAGAGAAAAAGACTGGAATATCTAGAGAAAGACTTAACTCAATCACTGAGGGTCAAGCAGAACCTTCAATGACAGAAGTAAGAGCATTATCAAAGGTATTAAAGCTTTCAATTGATTTTCTACTTGGAGAGAATGAAGAGTTTAGTGAGATCAAAGTATTATTTCGCAGTTCAACTCCAAAAGAAGATACATTCAAGATAGATAGGATATCACATATTATTGGTAACATCGTTGCACTAATTGGTAATAATAAATCTATTTCTCCTCTTTTCACAAGCATTTCAAGTTTTGATTCAAATAAAGCTATAAACGCTGTAGCATTAGCTTATAAGTTTAGAGAGTTGTTCTTTAAAAATGATGTAATATCTCCTTTAATAAGTTTACCAAGAATACTTGTCGAAGAATTACAATGCGTACTAAGTGTCAGTGATTTGGGAAAGGACACTGATGGAGCGTCTGCTGTTATAGATTCAATACCTTTCATTTTTGTCTCTCCAAGATTTGAAGGAAGGATGTTGTACACAATAGCTCACGAATTAGGTCATATTCTAGCACATCTAAGTGAGAATCAAAATTTTGGTGCTATAGATAAAGAAATAACTTATTTAAAGAATAATAGAGTTCATGAAGAATCATTCGCAAATATTTTTGCAGGATCTCTTTTATTACCTCAGCGAGGTGTTGGAGAGACATTAAAATATATTCGTGCTCAGAATAGAAGTCAAGGGCCAATAGGCGACATTGAAATAATATATTTAAGTAGAGTGTATGGAGTTAGTTTTGAAGTTGCCGCGAAACGTTGTGAGGAATTAGAATTATTACCAGAAGGAGGCGCAATTTCTTTATATGAATATTTAAAGAAAGTACATGGTGGTCCAGAGCAAAGAGCTAAACAGCTCTCTCTACCTGAACGAGCTAAAATTGACTTTCCCAATATACCAGCATACATAGTTCATGCAGCACTAGATAAAATAAATCAAGGGGAACTTTCTTTGGGAAAAGCATCTGAGATATTACGAATGCCTATCACAAAAATTGTCAATTTAAATGCTTCAAACAATTAG
- a CDS encoding SDR family oxidoreductase, which produces MSKKVVLITGTNSGFGWLTAKSVAALGHKVYATMRDINGKNADKAKALAQVENVTVLDVSLTDDASLKNAINTIIAAEGTIDVLVNNAGVTMFGIAESATAEDVQRIFDVNVFAPWKLMKLVLPFMRKQSDGLIINVSSGFGTFSFPFSVVYSASKFGLEGLSEGLHYELRSLGVDIAIVQPGTFPTEMSQKVQFGSDTSIVGDYSAIAEFPDKMFAAIGQIIESVKPDPQDVADAVVNLINLPKGQRPLRTVVDPSTGEIVQRANDAVNVEYPKVLAAFGLEELSK; this is translated from the coding sequence ATGAGCAAGAAAGTTGTATTGATCACAGGAACAAATAGCGGGTTTGGATGGCTTACTGCCAAATCCGTCGCAGCTTTGGGGCATAAAGTTTATGCAACAATGAGAGACATCAATGGAAAGAATGCCGACAAAGCGAAAGCACTGGCACAGGTAGAAAATGTAACGGTTTTGGATGTATCGCTGACAGATGATGCGAGTTTAAAAAATGCCATTAACACGATCATTGCTGCTGAAGGCACAATTGATGTATTGGTAAATAATGCAGGAGTTACAATGTTCGGGATAGCTGAAAGCGCAACTGCCGAAGATGTTCAGCGAATATTTGATGTGAATGTGTTTGCCCCCTGGAAGTTGATGAAACTGGTTTTACCATTCATGCGTAAACAATCAGATGGCCTGATCATCAATGTTTCGAGTGGATTCGGAACATTCTCCTTTCCTTTTTCTGTAGTCTATAGTGCTTCAAAGTTTGGTTTGGAAGGACTAAGTGAAGGTTTGCATTATGAGTTACGATCTTTGGGAGTGGATATAGCCATTGTTCAACCTGGAACCTTCCCTACCGAAATGTCCCAGAAGGTACAATTTGGCTCTGATACATCGATTGTTGGCGATTATAGTGCTATCGCGGAATTTCCAGATAAAATGTTTGCTGCTATTGGGCAAATTATCGAGTCTGTAAAGCCTGATCCCCAAGATGTTGCAGATGCAGTAGTGAACCTGATTAATTTGCCGAAAGGACAAAGGCCATTACGAACCGTTGTAGACCCTTCGACAGGAGAAATTGTTCAAAGGGCCAACGACGCTGTAAATGTGGAATATCCAAAAGTATTGGCTGCGTTTGGCTTGGAAGAACTTTCAAAATAA
- a CDS encoding Crp/Fnr family transcriptional regulator, which produces MKAFLDYILQFGNLNKHQTDFIMSKAKELELRKEEYFSEAGKIPRYVGFVLEGVVRFCYYNNKGEEITNYFVDENNFISDQQKFETQVAASDYIQAVTDCKLLVFSKKDWDEIGNTIVGWDNITGLILKNCLLKTIERRSPLVSEDATTRYLSFIEQFPTIINRVPLSYVASYLGITQQSLSRIRKNIR; this is translated from the coding sequence ATGAAAGCATTCCTCGATTATATATTGCAGTTTGGGAATCTGAACAAGCACCAGACAGACTTCATTATGAGTAAGGCAAAAGAGCTGGAACTTCGTAAAGAAGAGTACTTTTCAGAAGCCGGGAAGATCCCACGATATGTTGGATTCGTTCTGGAAGGTGTCGTTCGTTTTTGCTATTATAACAACAAAGGCGAAGAAATCACCAATTACTTCGTTGATGAGAATAATTTTATTTCAGACCAGCAAAAGTTTGAGACACAAGTAGCTGCTTCGGACTATATACAAGCTGTCACTGATTGTAAACTTCTTGTCTTTTCAAAAAAAGACTGGGACGAGATCGGCAATACAATTGTTGGCTGGGATAATATAACAGGATTGATTTTAAAGAATTGTTTGTTAAAAACGATTGAGAGGAGGAGCCCCTTGGTTTCAGAAGATGCGACCACCCGTTATTTATCGTTCATTGAACAATTTCCGACAATTATCAATCGTGTTCCGCTTTCTTATGTTGCATCTTACCTCGGGATTACACAACAATCATTAAGCAGGATAAGAAAAAACATCCGTTAA
- a CDS encoding SDR family NAD(P)-dependent oxidoreductase, whose product MSKVVFITGASRGFGKLWAEAFLKRGDKVAATARNISALDDLVSTYGDNILPVQLDVTNRPDNFEAVNKVVEKFGRIDILINNAGYGLFGTVEESTEQQARAQMETNFFGLLWVTQAVLPVMRAQKSGHIIQVSSFLGLTTIPMLGVYNASKFAVEGLSETLASEVAHLGIKVTLIEPNGFATEWAGASAIQTDNTIQDYTPVREAFGESGSDPSIWGKPEATVAPILQIADSPNPPLRLLLGKVAYHGVVQAYTKQLEEVETWKEVSIAAHGH is encoded by the coding sequence ATGTCAAAAGTAGTTTTTATTACCGGTGCATCCAGAGGATTCGGTAAATTATGGGCAGAAGCCTTTTTGAAACGTGGTGATAAAGTAGCAGCAACAGCCAGAAATATCTCAGCTTTGGATGATCTGGTTAGCACATACGGAGATAACATATTACCTGTACAATTAGACGTAACCAACAGACCAGACAACTTTGAAGCTGTCAACAAAGTGGTTGAAAAATTTGGCCGAATAGATATTCTGATTAATAACGCAGGTTACGGTCTATTTGGTACTGTGGAAGAGTCCACTGAACAGCAAGCTCGTGCTCAAATGGAAACCAACTTCTTTGGTTTGTTATGGGTGACACAAGCAGTATTGCCTGTTATGCGGGCACAGAAAAGTGGTCATATCATTCAGGTTTCCAGCTTCCTGGGACTAACTACTATTCCAATGCTGGGTGTATACAATGCATCTAAATTTGCAGTAGAAGGGCTAAGCGAAACGCTGGCAAGTGAGGTAGCCCATCTGGGTATTAAAGTGACACTGATTGAGCCAAATGGATTCGCTACTGAATGGGCTGGAGCTTCTGCTATACAAACAGACAATACAATTCAGGACTATACACCTGTACGTGAAGCTTTTGGAGAGTCTGGTAGTGACCCTAGCATCTGGGGTAAACCTGAAGCGACAGTAGCCCCTATTCTGCAAATAGCTGATAGTCCTAATCCTCCTTTACGATTATTACTTGGTAAAGTAGCATATCATGGTGTAGTCCAAGCCTATACCAAACAACTGGAGGAGGTAGAAACCTGGAAAGAAGTAAGTATTGCTGCTCATGGGCATTAA
- a CDS encoding helix-turn-helix transcriptional regulator, producing the protein MNKTVHYKMLADLHKGNGWPPPEHPLLSVVSCKKDCSMGDREFTSNCYLIGFKKLKAGVILYGRTHYDHTNGSMLFVKPRQIIEMKYMEFEEDGFMILIHEDYLAGHELHHAIQKYNFFDYETNEALHLSPKEEAIIWDLFNKIAGEYSTNQDEYSREIMIGHISSILMYSQRFYKRQFINRTDMSGKTVTKFNEALRLYYEAGYLQTKGLPSVQSLAEQLYVSPRYLSDLLKQETGKTAMDLIHISLISEAKNQLRASDQSVAEIAYGLGFENTSYFTRLFKKQVGIKPLEFKKQSLN; encoded by the coding sequence ATGAATAAGACAGTCCATTACAAAATGCTGGCTGATCTGCACAAAGGCAATGGCTGGCCTCCACCCGAACATCCGTTGCTAAGTGTTGTCAGTTGTAAGAAAGATTGCTCAATGGGAGATAGAGAGTTTACCAGCAATTGTTATCTGATCGGGTTCAAAAAGCTGAAAGCAGGTGTTATTCTGTATGGACGTACTCACTATGATCATACCAATGGTTCTATGTTATTTGTAAAGCCACGACAGATCATAGAAATGAAATATATGGAGTTTGAGGAGGATGGCTTTATGATACTAATCCATGAGGATTATCTTGCAGGACATGAACTGCATCATGCCATACAGAAATACAACTTCTTTGACTATGAAACCAATGAAGCGCTGCATCTGTCTCCGAAAGAGGAAGCAATTATCTGGGACTTATTTAACAAGATAGCAGGCGAATATAGTACGAATCAGGATGAATACAGCCGTGAGATCATGATTGGTCATATTTCTTCCATACTTATGTACTCACAGCGCTTTTACAAAAGACAATTTATCAATCGTACGGATATGTCGGGCAAAACGGTGACTAAATTCAATGAAGCACTACGACTGTATTATGAAGCGGGTTATCTACAAACCAAAGGTCTTCCGTCTGTACAAAGTCTGGCAGAGCAGCTTTATGTATCTCCCCGCTATCTCAGTGATCTATTAAAGCAGGAAACAGGCAAGACAGCCATGGATCTTATCCATATTTCCTTAATATCCGAGGCAAAGAATCAACTGAGAGCGTCTGATCAGAGTGTAGCAGAAATCGCATATGGACTGGGTTTTGAAAACACGTCTTACTTCACACGATTGTTTAAGAAACAGGTAGGAATCAAACCACTTGAGTTCAAAAAACAATCTCTAAACTAA
- a CDS encoding Crp/Fnr family transcriptional regulator: protein MESLRLYLRSLSEISDTSWEILSTTLHMVTFARTTCLLKSGQVCNSLFFISKGYCRAFYDKDGQEVNTSFFFEKDIATNLNSYATDQPSAYTIQACEDVTTIQFDKKKLLKVCEQDPQIALLGRKCLQYIAAKEEKHAAIYKLMTAQERYEYIEDLYPHIIQRVSLTHLSSYLGIARETLSRIRSRRM from the coding sequence ATGGAGTCATTACGTTTATATTTACGTTCTCTTTCAGAAATTTCTGATACAAGCTGGGAAATTCTATCTACAACACTCCACATGGTGACCTTTGCCAGAACCACCTGTTTGCTCAAATCTGGTCAGGTTTGTAACTCACTCTTTTTTATCAGCAAAGGATATTGCAGAGCCTTTTATGATAAAGATGGTCAGGAAGTTAACACATCATTCTTCTTTGAAAAGGATATTGCTACCAACCTTAACAGTTATGCTACCGACCAACCCTCTGCATATACAATTCAAGCCTGCGAAGATGTAACAACCATACAATTTGACAAGAAAAAATTGCTGAAAGTTTGTGAGCAAGACCCTCAGATCGCTTTATTGGGAAGAAAATGCCTGCAATACATTGCAGCTAAAGAAGAAAAACATGCAGCAATCTATAAACTAATGACTGCACAGGAACGGTATGAATACATAGAAGATCTCTACCCACATATTATACAACGTGTATCTCTTACTCACCTTTCTTCCTATTTGGGAATAGCCAGGGAAACATTAAGCCGAATTCGTAGCAGACGTATGTAG
- a CDS encoding nuclear transport factor 2 family protein, translating into MAQYESQLPETSTKETVLSFIEALNKEDFAQARRLVHDDLTFIGALGTRNGADAYFADMERMKMKYVIQRAFVEGNDVCLLYDFTIDGITIFGCGWYQLIDNRIRSFKVIFDPRPLLEGANKK; encoded by the coding sequence ATGGCACAATATGAGTCACAACTTCCAGAAACCAGTACAAAAGAGACAGTGCTGTCTTTTATAGAAGCCTTAAATAAAGAAGACTTTGCCCAGGCCAGACGACTGGTACATGACGATCTTACTTTTATAGGAGCATTGGGTACACGTAACGGAGCAGACGCTTATTTTGCAGATATGGAGCGCATGAAAATGAAATATGTGATTCAAAGAGCTTTTGTGGAAGGAAATGATGTTTGTCTTTTGTATGATTTTACAATTGACGGTATCACCATATTTGGCTGCGGATGGTATCAGCTTATCGACAACAGAATACGTTCTTTTAAAGTAATTTTTGACCCACGCCCTTTACTGGAAGGAGCCAATAAAAAATGA
- the rocD gene encoding ornithine--oxo-acid transaminase, producing the protein MITTLDQSQTFIELEHLYSAHNYHPLPVVLARGEGVFLWDVNGKRYYDFLSAYSAVNQGHCHPKIVKALIDQAQILTLTSRAFHSDKLGEFSRYITQYFGYDKVLMMNSGAEANESTIKLARKWGYEVKGIPDNQAVIVAVQNNFHGRTTGIISASTDPIATKHFGPFLPGYQIISYNDLNAVEVALQNPNVCGFWVEPIQGEAGVFVPDAGYLKGVEALCEKYNVLFIADEVQTGIARTGKMLCCDHEGVRPDIVVLGKALSGGIYPVSAVLADNEVMLTLKPGEHGSTFGGNPLACAVAMAALEVVREEKLIENAHKMGELFRHRMEILQTKTDRVKAVRGKGLLNAIDIKETTDGRTAWDVCLALRDNSLLAKPTHGDKIRFAPPLTITEEQLHECCDIIEKTILTF; encoded by the coding sequence ATGATAACCACCCTTGACCAATCACAGACCTTTATTGAACTTGAACACCTGTATTCAGCCCACAATTATCATCCCTTGCCAGTTGTATTGGCGAGAGGAGAGGGTGTTTTTCTATGGGATGTGAACGGCAAGCGGTATTATGATTTTTTGTCTGCATATAGTGCAGTCAATCAGGGGCATTGTCATCCTAAGATTGTAAAAGCCCTGATAGATCAGGCACAAATACTGACACTGACTTCACGTGCTTTTCATAGTGATAAGCTGGGAGAATTTTCCCGATACATTACTCAATACTTTGGTTATGATAAGGTGCTGATGATGAATTCAGGAGCAGAAGCCAATGAGTCTACGATTAAGCTTGCCCGTAAATGGGGATATGAAGTAAAAGGTATTCCAGATAATCAGGCGGTGATTGTGGCTGTTCAGAACAACTTTCATGGGCGGACTACTGGTATCATTTCCGCTTCTACAGATCCGATAGCAACCAAGCATTTTGGCCCATTTTTGCCAGGATATCAGATTATTTCCTACAACGATCTGAATGCTGTTGAAGTAGCCCTGCAAAATCCCAATGTATGTGGATTCTGGGTTGAGCCTATTCAGGGTGAAGCAGGTGTATTTGTTCCTGATGCTGGTTATCTGAAGGGGGTGGAGGCACTTTGTGAAAAATACAATGTTCTTTTTATAGCGGATGAAGTACAAACCGGTATTGCCCGAACAGGTAAAATGCTTTGTTGTGACCACGAAGGAGTGCGGCCAGATATTGTAGTTCTCGGTAAAGCTTTGTCAGGAGGTATATATCCTGTATCGGCAGTGCTGGCTGATAATGAGGTTATGCTGACACTGAAACCTGGTGAACACGGTAGCACTTTTGGTGGAAATCCTCTGGCATGCGCAGTGGCCATGGCCGCCCTGGAAGTGGTAAGAGAAGAAAAACTTATAGAGAATGCACACAAGATGGGTGAGTTGTTTCGTCATCGTATGGAAATCCTGCAAACTAAAACAGACCGTGTAAAGGCTGTTCGTGGAAAGGGCTTACTGAATGCTATTGATATCAAAGAAACTACAGATGGCCGAACTGCCTGGGATGTATGTCTGGCTCTGCGTGACAATAGCTTACTGGCAAAACCTACTCATGGAGATAAAATTCGCTTTGCTCCTCCCTTAACTATTACTGAAGAACAATTACATGAATGCTGTGATATTATTGAAAAGACGATTCTGACTTTTTGA
- a CDS encoding DUF5522 domain-containing protein, with translation MSKKKDNLLNNRGLTPEDYYINEQGLLVFTAHYHLKRGYCCGNRCKHCPYDYKNTKS, from the coding sequence ATGTCCAAAAAGAAAGATAATTTATTAAACAACCGCGGACTTACTCCCGAAGATTACTATATCAACGAACAAGGTCTACTAGTTTTTACGGCACATTATCATCTCAAACGGGGCTATTGCTGCGGCAATCGCTGCAAGCATTGCCCTTATGACTATAAAAATACAAAATCTTAA
- the rpmB gene encoding 50S ribosomal protein L28 encodes MARVCQITGKKTQVGNNVSHANNKTKRKFYPNLQVKRFYVPSEDKWITLKVSTRALRTISKKGIEAVLKEARLAGQVL; translated from the coding sequence ATGGCAAGAGTTTGTCAGATAACTGGAAAAAAGACCCAAGTAGGTAACAACGTTTCACACGCTAACAATAAAACAAAACGCAAGTTTTATCCTAATTTGCAAGTAAAACGTTTTTATGTACCTTCTGAAGATAAGTGGATTACTCTTAAAGTTTCTACAAGAGCTTTACGTACTATCTCTAAGAAAGGTATCGAAGCAGTGTTGAAAGAAGCACGTTTGGCTGGACAAGTATTATAA
- a CDS encoding aspartyl protease family protein, protein MSALRASLMWRSFCIFSFVITVAVECVQAQDVGFFFAEKRKCIVIPFKWHSNLIVIPVRINTSDTLNFILDTGISMNLLTDPEVAKKLNLRFVRKVNVTGAGQGSSLEAYVAINNQIYLPGIKAIGQNVVALSDDLLQLSSYVGIPIHGIFGFELFRHFVVKIDFRSRTLRLYQPEKYKYRGKGERIPIVIEDTKPYVYASAIYADNREIPIKVILDTGAGHALSLDLGTSEHIQLPDKIIRAQLGRGLNGIINGSLGRLEKVKIGNYELEQVITSFPDTNSLAMEMARHLNRQGNIGCEFLKRFDVVFNYPQNYIILKPNKKSFKERFERDMSGLDVRATGSTFQKFVLEYIHPDSPADKAGLKKGDEIISLNSHMASDLHLSDVLKILQRGEGKWVKLFVRRENNFIYAEFRLKRMI, encoded by the coding sequence ATGAGCGCTCTGCGGGCATCTCTTATGTGGAGAAGCTTCTGTATATTTTCTTTTGTTATAACTGTAGCTGTCGAATGTGTTCAGGCACAGGATGTCGGCTTCTTTTTCGCTGAGAAACGTAAATGCATTGTTATACCATTTAAATGGCATAGCAATCTCATTGTTATCCCGGTACGTATCAACACCTCCGATACGTTAAACTTTATATTAGATACAGGTATCAGTATGAATCTGTTGACAGATCCGGAAGTAGCCAAAAAGCTGAATCTGCGATTTGTTCGCAAAGTGAATGTAACAGGTGCCGGACAGGGGTCGTCTCTGGAGGCATATGTTGCTATAAATAATCAGATTTATTTGCCTGGCATCAAGGCTATTGGACAGAATGTAGTCGCACTTTCCGATGATCTCCTTCAACTTTCAAGCTATGTAGGCATCCCTATTCATGGTATTTTTGGATTTGAACTTTTCCGACACTTTGTAGTCAAGATTGATTTTCGGTCACGTACATTACGTTTGTATCAGCCAGAAAAATATAAATACAGAGGTAAGGGTGAGAGGATTCCTATTGTGATAGAGGATACCAAACCGTATGTGTATGCAAGTGCTATTTACGCAGATAACCGAGAGATCCCCATTAAGGTTATCCTGGATACAGGAGCAGGTCATGCATTGTCTCTTGATCTGGGAACTAGTGAACACATTCAATTGCCTGATAAGATTATACGTGCCCAGTTAGGCCGGGGATTGAATGGGATCATTAATGGAAGTCTGGGACGGCTGGAGAAAGTGAAAATTGGCAATTATGAACTGGAACAGGTTATTACTTCCTTTCCGGACACAAACTCTCTTGCTATGGAAATGGCACGCCACCTGAATCGCCAGGGAAATATTGGCTGCGAATTTCTTAAACGATTTGATGTTGTATTTAATTACCCTCAGAATTATATCATTCTGAAACCCAATAAAAAATCATTCAAAGAGCGGTTTGAACGTGATATGAGTGGATTAGATGTACGGGCTACCGGATCAACTTTTCAGAAGTTTGTGTTGGAATATATACATCCGGATTCACCTGCCGATAAAGCGGGTCTTAAAAAAGGGGACGAAATAATTTCACTTAATAGCCATATGGCTTCTGATCTGCATCTGAGCGATGTCCTAAAGATTCTCCAACGGGGAGAGGGAAAATGGGTAAAGTTATTTGTAAGAAGAGAGAATAACTTTATTTATGCAGAGTTCAGGCTCAAACGAATGATCTGA